In one Colletotrichum destructivum chromosome 2, complete sequence genomic region, the following are encoded:
- a CDS encoding Putative Cell division protein Cdc6/18, which translates to MSRTLLGKRTRPVQHQDESQLPAKRTRRQTRAALDNDENADPDATATLELDCQLDNEDAYAEPTSKRTKHSRSHSFLKTTPITPQTPRHRDVFAESPSTPRQVVKSAGRLFQRLTPQSPLTPGSLQTVYHSARQLFARGADPGQLVGREKEREQLTRFVQRCSSSTPSGCLYVSGPPGTGKSAMVKEITEQLIESTTVRQAYVNCMSIKSSKDLYSTLLELLGYNGDLSEAVAMEELQNIFVTKKKDSPVYLLVLDEIDHILTMGLESLYRLFEWSLQQPSRLALIGIANALDLTDRFLPRLKSKNLKPELLPFHPYSAAQIKSIITTRLMTLMPVDSKEKTLPFFHPAAIELCSRKVSSQTGDLRKAFEVCRRALDVVESETRRQHENEAREKVLQMTPSRKPLGEKANMAGSSGSSRSVSHVAAASLKTLTAESAPRVLLKHLNQVTQAAFSNGTNQRLKALNLQQKAALCSLVALEKRNRAAKMATGLSTPTKSQTMAPTVKTLYETYSVLCTRDSVLHPLSSSEFREVIGSLETLGLINPVDGKTGSLVMTQTPSKRGRKPALPTGEDKRVASCVGEKEMEKIAEGVGAGILSSILSGEALD; encoded by the exons ATGTCTCGTACCTTACTCGGCAAGCGGACGAGGCCTGTCCAGCATCAAG ACGAATCCCAGCTTCCCGCCAAGCGCACCAGGCGACAAACCCGAGCCGCcctggacaacgacgagaACGCAGATCCCGACGCAACAGCCACGCTCGAGCTCGACTGCCAGCTTGACAATGAGGACGCATATGCCGAACCGACCTCGAAAAGAACTAAGCATTCCCGCTCACATAGCTTCTTGAAGACGACCCCAATCACGCCTCAAACACCACGACACCGAGACGTCTTCGCCGAATCGCCCTCTACGCCGCGGCAGGTTGTCAAGTCCGCCGGAAGACTCTTCCAGAGGTTGACGCCCCAGTCTCCTCTCACGCCTGGTTCTCTTCAGACCGTCTACCACTCTGCCCGACAGCTTTTTGCCCGGGGTGCTGACCCAGGCCAACTTGTGGGACGCGAGAAGGAGCGAGAGCAATTGACTCGATTCGTCCAGCGATGCTCTTCGTCAACACCGAGTGGGTGCCTCTACGTCAGCGGCCCTCCTGGGACGGGAAAAAGTGCAATGGTCAAGGAGATCACAGAGCAGTTGATAGAATCGACCACGGTTCGACAAGCGTACGTCAATTGCATGAGTATCAAGTCTTCCAAGGACCTGTACAGCACCCTGCTGGAGCTCTTGGGTTACAACGGCGATCTCTCGGAAGCCGTGGCCATGGAAGAGCTGCAGAACATTTTTGTCACAAAGAAGAAAGACTCGCCTGTATACCTGCTTGTTTTGGACGAGATCGACCACATCCTGACCATGGGCTTGGAGAGCTTATATCGGTTGTTTGAGTGGTCTTTGCAGCAACCATCACGATTGGCCTTGATCGGCATTGCGAACGCACTCGACCTCACCGACCGATTTTTGCCCCGGCTCAAATCCAAGAACCTCAAGCCGGAGCTTCTCCCATTTCATCCGTACTCGGCCGCCCAAATTAAGAGCATCATCACTACGCGTCTGATGACTCTGATGCCGGTCGACAGCAAGGAGAAAACACTCCCCTTTTTCCACCCCGCGGCCATTGAACTCTGCTCGCGAAAGGTGTCGAGTCAGACGGGGGACTTAAGAAAAGCCTTCGAGGTCTGCCGACGCGCGCTAGACGTGGTCGAGTCAGAGACCCGGCGGCAACACGAAAACGAGGCAAGGGAGAAGGTTCTGCAGATGACACCGTCCCGGAAGCCTCTTGGTGAAAAGGCCAACATGGCCGGCTCTAGTGGGTCCTCCAGAAGCGTCTCTCACGTCGCAGCGGCGTCTCTCAAGACGTTGACGGCCGAGAGTGCCCCGCGAGTTCTCCTGAAGCACCTGAACCAAGTCACACAAGCAGCATTCAGCAATGGAACCAACCAGCGACTGAAAGCCCTCAACCTACAGCAAAAGGCAGCACTTTGCTCATTGGTTGCCCTTGAGAAGCGCAACCGAGCGGCAAAGATGGCCACTGGCCTGAGTACACCCACCAAGTCGCAGACAATGGCACCTACAGTAAAAACTTTGTACGAGACGTATTCTGTCCTTTGCACACGAGACTCGGTTCTACACCCGCTGTCAAGCTCAGAGTTTCGAGAGGTCATCGGAAGTCTGGAGACTCTAGGTCTTATCAACCCTGTCGATGGGAAGACTGGCAGTCTCGTGATGACACAGACACCGAGCAAGAGAGGACGAAAGCCTGCGCTCCCCACAGGGGAAGACAAGCGAGTGGCCAGCTGTGTTGGCGAGAAGGAAATGGAGAAAAttgccgagggcgtcggaGCTGGCATTTTGTCGAGCATCCTCAGCGGCGAGGCGTTGGATTGA